From the Prunus dulcis chromosome 4, ALMONDv2, whole genome shotgun sequence genome, one window contains:
- the LOC117624242 gene encoding putative receptor-like protein kinase At3g47110, whose amino-acid sequence MSRITIISPTQNQFSGTLPDIGLGVQELYVGANKLSGAIPKFISNSSKLWGLDIGYNSFSGFIPSTLCALTNLEILKLHTNNLTIDTSTPEANFVSCLAINLTNLQTFTLTDNPLNATLPVSFGNLSTSLSNLGIRNCSMMVNIPDDIDNLSSLIFLDLGNNQLSLL is encoded by the coding sequence ATGTCCAGGATAACAATAATTTCGCCAACTCAAAATCAGTTCTCAGGTACACTCCCAGACATAGGCCTTGGGGTTCAAGAGCTTTATGTAGGAGCTAATAAACTCAGTGGAGCAATCCCCAAGTTTATCTCCAATAGTTCTAAGCTCTGGGGGCTAGACATTGGATACAACTCATTTAGTGGGTTTATTCCTAGCACGCTCTGTGCCTTGACAAACCTTGAGATTCTTAAATTGCACACAAATAATTTGACCATTGATACTTCAACTCCAGAAGCAAACTTCGTTTCTTGTTTGGCCATTAATCTTACAAATTTGCAGACCTTCACCTTGACAGATAATCCATTAAACGCCACTCTTCCTGTTTCCTTTGGAAATCTCTCTACATCACTTAGTAATCTGGGAATTAGAAATTGCAGCATGATGGTTAACATTCCCGATGATATTGACAACTTGAGCAGCTTGATATTCTTAGACTTGGGAAACAATCAATTGAGTCTTTTGTGA